One window of Cucurbita pepo subsp. pepo cultivar mu-cu-16 chromosome LG19, ASM280686v2, whole genome shotgun sequence genomic DNA carries:
- the LOC111781095 gene encoding DNA-binding protein S1FA-like, with product MEDDFDFGDKVPPAVNRMGNVIREADARGFNPGLIVLLVVGGLLLAFLAGNYALYVYAQKTLPPKRKKPVSKKKMKRERLKQGISAPGE from the exons ATGGAAGACGACTTCGATTTCGGTGACAAGGTTCCGCCGGCCGTCAATCGCATG GGGAACGTGATTAGAGAGGCAGATGCAAGAGGATTCAATCCAGGGCTGATTGTGCTGCTTGTAGTGGGGGGACTGTTATTGGCTTTCCTTGCTGGGAATTACGCTCTGTACGTGTATGCACAGAAAACCCTCCCtccaaaaaggaagaaaccagtttcaaagaagaagatgaagagggaGAGATTGAAGCAAGGTATTTCGGCTCCTGGAGAGTAA
- the LOC111781889 gene encoding protein indeterminate-domain 9-like: MSEQSSQLYHLPHNPNPNPNPNPKKKRNFPGKPDPDAEVIALSPNALMATNRFICEICNKGFQRDQNLQLHRRGHNLPWKLRQRSNKEVKKKVYICPEKSCVHHDPARALGDLTGIKKHFSRKHGEKKWKCEKCSKKYAVQSDWKAHSKTCGTREYKCDCGTLFSRKDSFITHRAFCDALADESGRLISSVAANSTPNFIANSLNESLFNSQGGIFVQSHHNNFPINNTFPFPQIPPSNLFQTSNPILGLNKNSSKTAVNLSSFCSSGSVGGGKSIMPMSATALLLKAAHFGSTKSNPSFSGNSVGVMSSSSSSFDQSKGELQRIGSHGGSGSGLRDFLGTREREGNGNVELVSLLEMSKFGSSMSSEMGLSEFIGNARG; encoded by the exons ATGTCTGAACAAAGCTCTCAACTTTATCATCTTCCTcataaccctaaccctaaccctaaccctaaccctaaaaagaagagaaattttCCAGGAAAACCAG ATCCAGATGCCGAGGTGATTGCTTTATCGCCGAACGCTCTAATGGCGACGAACCGATTCATATGTGAGATATGCAACAAAGGGTTTCAAAGGGATCAGAACTTGCAGCTTCATAGAAGAGGGCACAATCTGCCATGGAAGCTTAGGCAGAGAAGCAACAaagaggtgaagaagaaggtttATATTTGCCCAGAGAAGTCTTGTGTTCATCATGATCCAGCTAGAGCACTTGGAGACCTGACTGGAATCAAGAAGCATTTTAGTAGAAAACATGgtgagaagaaatggaaatgtGAGAAATGTTCTAAGAAATATGCTGTTCAATCGGATTGGAAAGCTCATTCTAAAACTTGTGGAACTCGAGAGTACAAATGTGACTGTGGAACACTCTTTTCCAG GAAAGACAGCTTCATAACCCACCGAGCATTCTGCGACGCTCTAGCAGACGAAAGCGGCAGGCTAATCTCATCGGTAGCAGCAAATTCAACCCCAAATTTCATTGCCAATTCACTCAACGAATCTCTCTTCAATTCCCAAGGCGGAATCTTTGTCCAATCACACCATAATAACTTCCCCATCAACAACACCTTCCCTTTCCCCCAAATTCCACCCTCTAATCTCTTCCAAACCTCCAACCCAATTCTGGGTTTGAATAAAAACTCTTCAAAAACGGCTGTAAACCTCTCGTCGTTTTGCTCGAGCGGTAGCGTCGGTGGAGGGAAGTCGATTATGCCGATGTCGGCTACGGCATTGCTGCTGAAGGCAGCACATTTCGGGTCTACGAAAAGTAATCCGTCGTTCTCCGGGAATAGTGTGGGAGTTATGAGTTCGTCTTCGAGTTCGTTTGATCAGAGCAAAGGGGAGTTGCAGCGAATAGGCTCCCATGGCGGAAGTGGGAGCGGGTTGAGGGATTTTTTGGGTACGAGGGAGAGAGAAGGGAATGGGAATGTGGAGTTGGTTTCGTTACTGGAGATGTCGAAATTTGGGAGCTCTATGAGCTCGGAGATGGGGTTGAGCGAGTTCATTGGGAATGCTCGGGGATGA
- the LOC111781057 gene encoding dnaJ protein P58IPK homolog, translated as MLRFSIPLSAMDASAWRGLAFAAFLLNFVLVCQLLLLQPLVSASDGKLGDSAELFEKVSRNVKVKRYSEALDDLNAAIEADPKLSEAYFHRGSILRQLCRYDESKKNYKKYLELKPGNSAGETELSQLLQAQSALETALKLFDTGDHTKSLEFLDKVVLVFSPACSEAKILKIKLLLATKDYSAAISEAVYILKEDESNLDALLLRGRAYYYLADHDVALRHFQKGLRLDPEHGELKKAYFGLKNLLKKSKSAEDNVSKGKLRLAVEEYKAALALDPNHLAHNAHLHLGLCKVLVKLSRGKDALTSCNEALNIDGNLIEALVQRGEAKLLTEDWEGAVEDLKTAAQSSPQDMNIRQSLMRAEKALKMSKRKDWYKVLGVSKTASVAEIKRAYKKLALQWHPDKNVENREEAEAMFRDVAAAYEVLGNDEKRSRFDRGEDIEDMGMGGGGGFNPFGGGGQQFTFTFDGGFGGGAGGGYPGGFEFHF; from the exons ATGCTAAGATTTTCGATTCCGCTGTCCGCCATGGATGCTTCAGCTTGGAGAGGATTAGCGTTTGCAGCGTTTCTTCTCAACTTTGTTCTAGTCTGTCAGCTTCTTCTCCTTCAGCCTTTGGTTTCGGCTTCAG ATGGAAAGTTGGGTGACTCCGCTGAGTTGTTTGAGAAAGTTTCCCGAAATGTAAAGGTGAAGCGTTACAGTGAGGCACTTGATGATCTTAATGCTGCTATCGAGGCAGACCCGAAACTTTCAGAAGCATACTTCCATCGTGGTTCAATTCTTCGTCAATTATGCAG ATATGATGAATCCAAGAAGAACTACAAAAAGTATTTGGAGTTAAAACCTGGAAATTCAGCTGGTGAAACGGAGCTTTCTCAATTGCTTCAGGCTCAGAGTGCTTTAGAAACGGCTCTTAAGCTTTTTGATACAGGAGATCACACAAAATCATTGGAATTCTTGGATAAAGTTGTACTTGTTTTCTCTCCAGCATGCTCTGAG GCCAAAAtcctgaaaataaaattattgttggCAACCAAGGACTATTCTGCTGCCATCTCTGAGGCTGTATATATTCTTAAAGAAGATGAAAGCAATCTAGATGCATTATTACTTCGTGGCCGTGCCTACTACTATTTGGCAGATCATGATGTTGCCTTGAG GCATTTTCAGAAGGGTCTTCGCCTAGATCCAGAACATGGTGAACTGAAGAAAGCATATTTTGGATTGAAGAATCTGCTCAAGAAGTCCAAGAGT GCAGAAGATAATGTCAGCAAGGGTAAGCTGCGGTTAGCAGTGGAGGAATACAAAGCTGCCCTTGCATTAGACCCCAATCATCTCGCACACAATGCACATCTTCATCTTGGCTTATGCAAGGTACTGGTGAAGCTCAGTCGTGGAAAGGATGCTCTTACGAGTTGCAATGAAGCACTAAACATTGATGGAAACCTTATTGAAGCTTTGGTTCAG AGAGGTGAAGCAAAGCTTTTAACAGAGGACTGGGAGGGTGCTGTTGAAGATCTTAAGACTGCGGCTCAAAGTTCACCACAG GATATGAATATTAGACAGTCACTGATGAGGGCTGAAAAGGCTTTAAAGATGAGCAAACGAAAGGACTGGTATAAAGTTTTGGGGGTCTCAAAAACTGCTTCTGTCGCTGAGATTAAACGTGCCTATAAGAAGCTGGCTTTGCAATGGCACCCTGacaaaaatgttgaaaatagaGAAGAAGCAGAAGCCATGTTCCGAGATGTCGCTGCTGCTTATGAG GTCCTCGGCAATGATGAAAAGCGTTCAAGATTTGATAGAGGGGAAGACATTGAAGACATGGGCATGGGTGGTGGAGGTGGTTTCAATCCTTTTGGTGGCGGCGGACAGCAGTTTACCTTTACTTTTGacggtggatttggtggtggaGCAGGAGGTGGCTATCCTGGTGGGTTTGAATTCCATTTCTGA